From one Rosa rugosa chromosome 4, drRosRugo1.1, whole genome shotgun sequence genomic stretch:
- the LOC133743999 gene encoding uncharacterized protein LOC133743999 isoform X2, with product MLLKVATMINPVSVLSDPKNRSFYCSLFIVLSLISGAYFIGSASISQEYKEKLTRWKVIYNMQNTNLGTCKKRCQPSGTEALPEGIVVKTSDLEMRPLWGSSMKNKNSTPSMSLLAIAVGIKQKEIVDKIVRKFLSSDFVVMLFHYDGAVDKWRDLPWSDTAIHVSVMNQTKWWFAKRFLHPDIVTEYKYIFLWDEDLGVENFDPERYLSIIREEGLEISQPALDPVKSEVYHPITARAKKSKVHRRFYKFKGSGRCDDQSSGPPCIGWVEMMAPVFSSAAWQCVWYMIQNDLIHAWGLDVQLGYCAQGDRMKNVGVVDSEYIVHLGLPTLGVADDNKGINGMAHSHKEGSKALAPSGLPQASNRAKVRMQSFIDMRIFKERWRNAVKEDKCWVDPY from the exons ATGCTCCTCAAAGTTGCCACAATGATCAATCCt GTGTCTGTACTGTCAGATCCGAAGAATAGATCATTCTACTGCAGTCTCTTcattgtactttcattgatttCCGGTGCTTATTTCATTGGTAGTGCGTCCATTTCTCAGGAGTACAAGGAA AAATTAACTAGATGGAAAGTTATCTACAATATGCAGAATACAAATCTTGGTACTTGCAAG AAACGGTGCCAGCCGTCAGGGACTGAGGCATTACCGGAAGGAATTGTTGTCAAAACATCGGACTTGGAAATGCGGCCTTTATGGGGCTCCTCtatgaaaaat AAAAACTCAACGCCTTCAATGAGCTTGCTGGCTATTGCAGTTGGAATAAAACAGAAAGAAATAGTGGACAAAATTGTTAGGAAG TTTCTATCAAGTGATTTTGTGGTAATGCTTTTCCATTATGATGGTGCTGTGGATAAATGGAGGGACTTACCTTGGAGTGATACTGCCATACATGTATCTGTGATGAACCAAACAAAATG GTGGTTCGCAAAACGTTTCTTGCATCCAGATATAGTGACtgaatataaatatatttttctcTGGGATGAGGACCTCGGAGTTGAGAATTTTGATCCAGAACG ATATCTATCAATTATTCGGGAAGAGGGACTTGAAATATCACAGCCAGCACTTGATCCTGTCAAATCGGAGGTGTATCATCCAATCACTGCACGTGCAAAGAAATCAAAAGTGCACAG aAGGTTTTATAAGTTCAAAGGCAGTGGAAGGTGCGATGATCAGAGCTCTGGTCCTCCATGTATAGG TTGGGTGGAAATGATGGCACCTGTATTCTCAAGTGCGGCTTGGCAATGTGTATGGTACATGATTCAG AATGACTTGATCCATGCATGGGGACTGGATGTGCAGCTTGGTTACTGTGCACAA GGGGATCGAATGAAAAATGTTGGTGTGGTTGACTCGGAATATATAGTTCATCTTGGTCTTCCTACACTTGGTGTCGCAGATGACAATAAG GGTATCAATGGCATGGCTCATTCTCACAAAGAGGGCTCAAAAGCATTG GCACCGTCTGGCCTCCCTCAAGCCAGTAATAGAGCTAAA GTTAGGATGCAGTCCTTCATTGACATGCGGATCTTTAAGGAAAGATGGAGGAATGCAGTCAAGGAGGATAAATGTTGGGTTGACCCATATTAA
- the LOC133743999 gene encoding uncharacterized protein LOC133743999 isoform X1: MVNSIGSNAKSWNSHLKIKCWNIQVSVLSDPKNRSFYCSLFIVLSLISGAYFIGSASISQEYKEKLTRWKVIYNMQNTNLGTCKKRCQPSGTEALPEGIVVKTSDLEMRPLWGSSMKNKNSTPSMSLLAIAVGIKQKEIVDKIVRKFLSSDFVVMLFHYDGAVDKWRDLPWSDTAIHVSVMNQTKWWFAKRFLHPDIVTEYKYIFLWDEDLGVENFDPERYLSIIREEGLEISQPALDPVKSEVYHPITARAKKSKVHRRFYKFKGSGRCDDQSSGPPCIGWVEMMAPVFSSAAWQCVWYMIQNDLIHAWGLDVQLGYCAQGDRMKNVGVVDSEYIVHLGLPTLGVADDNKGINGMAHSHKEGSKALAPSGLPQASNRAKVRMQSFIDMRIFKERWRNAVKEDKCWVDPY; encoded by the exons ATGGTCAATTCTATTGGTTCAAACGCCAAGAGTTGGAATTCCCACCTAAAAATAAAATGCTGGAATATTCAG GTGTCTGTACTGTCAGATCCGAAGAATAGATCATTCTACTGCAGTCTCTTcattgtactttcattgatttCCGGTGCTTATTTCATTGGTAGTGCGTCCATTTCTCAGGAGTACAAGGAA AAATTAACTAGATGGAAAGTTATCTACAATATGCAGAATACAAATCTTGGTACTTGCAAG AAACGGTGCCAGCCGTCAGGGACTGAGGCATTACCGGAAGGAATTGTTGTCAAAACATCGGACTTGGAAATGCGGCCTTTATGGGGCTCCTCtatgaaaaat AAAAACTCAACGCCTTCAATGAGCTTGCTGGCTATTGCAGTTGGAATAAAACAGAAAGAAATAGTGGACAAAATTGTTAGGAAG TTTCTATCAAGTGATTTTGTGGTAATGCTTTTCCATTATGATGGTGCTGTGGATAAATGGAGGGACTTACCTTGGAGTGATACTGCCATACATGTATCTGTGATGAACCAAACAAAATG GTGGTTCGCAAAACGTTTCTTGCATCCAGATATAGTGACtgaatataaatatatttttctcTGGGATGAGGACCTCGGAGTTGAGAATTTTGATCCAGAACG ATATCTATCAATTATTCGGGAAGAGGGACTTGAAATATCACAGCCAGCACTTGATCCTGTCAAATCGGAGGTGTATCATCCAATCACTGCACGTGCAAAGAAATCAAAAGTGCACAG aAGGTTTTATAAGTTCAAAGGCAGTGGAAGGTGCGATGATCAGAGCTCTGGTCCTCCATGTATAGG TTGGGTGGAAATGATGGCACCTGTATTCTCAAGTGCGGCTTGGCAATGTGTATGGTACATGATTCAG AATGACTTGATCCATGCATGGGGACTGGATGTGCAGCTTGGTTACTGTGCACAA GGGGATCGAATGAAAAATGTTGGTGTGGTTGACTCGGAATATATAGTTCATCTTGGTCTTCCTACACTTGGTGTCGCAGATGACAATAAG GGTATCAATGGCATGGCTCATTCTCACAAAGAGGGCTCAAAAGCATTG GCACCGTCTGGCCTCCCTCAAGCCAGTAATAGAGCTAAA GTTAGGATGCAGTCCTTCATTGACATGCGGATCTTTAAGGAAAGATGGAGGAATGCAGTCAAGGAGGATAAATGTTGGGTTGACCCATATTAA